Proteins encoded by one window of Microbaculum marinisediminis:
- a CDS encoding flavin-dependent oxidoreductase, with protein sequence MPEPLVLIAGGGIGGLAAALTFHQIGVPCIVFESVRELRPLGVGINLQPNAVRELYDLGIGADDLDRVGLPAKEWAMVGLNGNDIYAEPRGLLAGYNWPQYAVHRGLFHVLLHEAVRARIGPHAVRLGERVTGYETNADGTVTAVVECADGTVARHAGTLLIGADGIHSAVRAQMHPDQPPIHWGGAIMWRGTTRAKPIRTGSSFVGLGTHRQRMVIYPISHPDPDTGLATINWIAEVTVDNSQGWQSSGWFKQVDIDAFIHHFEDWRYDWLDVPALLRAADIVYENPMIDRDPVATWRDGAVALMGDAAHAMYPTGSNGASQAIVDARVLGACMVEHGVTPDALKAYDDRLCGPISDVVLRNRGAGPFGLLNIVAERCGGEFESIDDVVPPRERAEFVAGYKAAAGFAMEKLNAAPPTIAPGARAHAQSPD encoded by the coding sequence ATGCCCGAACCTCTCGTGCTGATCGCCGGCGGCGGTATCGGCGGGCTCGCCGCCGCCCTGACGTTCCATCAGATCGGCGTGCCCTGCATCGTGTTCGAGAGCGTGCGGGAGCTGCGTCCGCTCGGCGTCGGCATCAACCTGCAGCCCAACGCCGTGCGCGAGCTCTACGATCTCGGCATCGGCGCCGACGATCTCGACCGCGTCGGCCTGCCGGCGAAGGAATGGGCGATGGTCGGCCTCAACGGCAACGACATCTATGCCGAGCCCAGGGGATTGCTCGCCGGCTACAACTGGCCGCAATACGCCGTCCACCGCGGCCTGTTCCACGTGCTGCTGCACGAGGCGGTGCGCGCGCGCATCGGGCCGCATGCCGTGCGGCTCGGCGAGCGCGTGACCGGATACGAGACCAATGCCGACGGCACCGTCACGGCGGTCGTCGAGTGCGCCGACGGGACCGTCGCCCGCCACGCCGGTACGCTGCTCATCGGCGCCGACGGAATCCATTCGGCGGTGCGCGCGCAGATGCACCCCGATCAGCCGCCGATCCACTGGGGCGGCGCGATCATGTGGCGGGGCACGACGCGGGCCAAGCCGATCCGCACCGGCTCGTCCTTCGTCGGGCTGGGCACCCACAGGCAGCGGATGGTGATCTACCCGATCTCGCACCCCGATCCGGACACCGGACTCGCCACCATCAACTGGATCGCCGAGGTCACCGTCGACAATTCGCAGGGCTGGCAGTCCAGCGGCTGGTTCAAGCAGGTCGATATCGACGCCTTCATCCACCACTTCGAGGACTGGCGCTACGACTGGCTCGACGTGCCCGCGCTGCTGCGGGCCGCAGACATCGTTTATGAGAACCCGATGATCGACCGCGATCCCGTCGCCACCTGGCGCGATGGCGCCGTCGCGCTGATGGGCGATGCCGCCCACGCCATGTACCCGACCGGCTCCAATGGGGCGAGCCAGGCGATCGTCGATGCGCGCGTGCTTGGCGCGTGCATGGTCGAGCACGGCGTCACGCCGGACGCGCTGAAGGCCTATGACGACCGGCTGTGCGGCCCGATCTCCGACGTGGTCCTGCGCAACCGCGGGGCAGGGCCGTTCGGGCTCCTCAACATCGTCGCGGAGCGCTGTGGCGGCGAATTCGAGTCCATCGACGACGTCGTCCCGCCGCGCGAACGCGCTGAATTCGTCGCCGGCTACAAGGCCGCCGCCGGCTTTGCCATGGAAAAGCTGAACGCCGCCCCGCCAACCATCGCGCCGGGCGCGCGGGCACATGCGCAATCTCCTGACTGA